GGGCGACGAACTGGGCGACGGCATCGACGGCATCGCGATCTGCGCGACGGTTCCTTCGGTGCTGCACGAGTTGCGCGAGGTGACCCGGCGCTACTACGGCGACGTGCCCGCCGTCCTGGTGGAGCCGGGCGTGAAGACGGGCGTGCCGATCCTGACGGACAACCCGAAGGAGGTCGGCGCGGACCGGATCATCAACGCGGTGGCGGCGGTCGACATGTACGGCGGGCCCGCGATCGTCGTCGACTTCGGTACGGCGACGACGTTCGACGCGGTGTCCGCGCGCGGGGAGTACGTCGGCGGTGTCATCGCGCCCGGTATCGAGATCTCGGTCGAGGCGCTGGGCGTCAAGGGCGCGCAGCTGCGGAAGATCGAGGTGGCGCGGCCGCGGAGCGTGATCGGCAAGAACACGGTCGAGGCGATGCAGGCCGGCATCATCTACGGGTTCGCGGGTCAGGTCGACGGGGTCGTCAGCCGGATGGCGCGGGAGCTGGCGGAGGATCCGGACGATGTGACGGTGATCGCCACGGGTGGGCTCGCGCCCATGGTGCTGGGGGAGTCCTCGGTGATAGACGAGCACGAACCGTGGCTGACGTTGATCGGGTTGCGATTGGTGTACGAGCGGAACGTGTCGCGTATGTGACTCGGGGTGGGGGCGGGCGTCGGAGGTTGTTCGCCCCCGCCGCCCCTACCTGAGGAACCGCACGTCCGCCCGGGTGGCTCCGTGCGCCACACCCGGCCGCCCTGTGTCGAGTTTGTCTGATTAGCGCGTATTGTCGCCGCATGCCCACGCCATACGGATCCCGCGGCGGCATGGCGTTCGGTGTGGAGGAGCTGCGTGTGCTCCGCCGCGCTCTCGCCCTCGCCCTTCAGCCCACGCCCGCCTCGGCCGAGGACGTCCAGGACTGCCTCCTCCTCGCCGGCACCCTCGACGAGGCCATGCGCGAGGGCGCCCGGCTGCGGGCCTTCCTGGTGGCCGACCTCGCCCGGTACCGCGCCGCCCTGCCCGGCACCGCCGCCGGCTATCTCACCCTCCTGGAGGAGGCGCTGCGTGCCGGATACCGCCCGCACCCGGACGACCTCGCCGCCCTGAGGGCCCTGCGTGGCAATCCCGTCGCGGCGGCCCTGCTGAACCGTTGCCAGGCGCCGGCCGAGCAGGACGCACGCGCCCGTCCGGCCCCTTTCGCGACCCGTCCGGCAGTCCAGTCCACCCCGGCCGTCCCCGCCTCCCGTACGCCCCTCCTGGCCCTCCCTGAGGGGCGCTGCGCCACCGCCGAGGACCCCGCGGCGCGGAGGGCGCCCCGGCAGCGCGACGCCGGAGCCCCGGACCTCGTCAAGGATCCGGCCACGGAACCCGCGAGGAAACCCGCGCAGAAGCCCGCCGAGCGGCCCGAACGGCCCGCCCCCAAGCCCGCACCCGCCACCCCCAAACCGTCGCGTCCCATCCCCACACCCGGTGAGGTCTTCCCGCGCCGCAAGCCGGCCCCGCCGCCCGCCAACCCGCCGCAGCAGCTGGCCGCCGGCTGAGTCCGGCCGGCCCGTTTCGCCCCACCCCGCCCCGCCCGTCCCCCGGCCCGTGGCTACTCTGGACGCATGGACTACGTCTCCGCGCTCCTGCCCCCGGCTGTCATGGCCGTGTTCTTCATCGGCCTGATCAGGGTGATCGTGAAGACCCAGGGCGGGGCCAACAAGGCCAAGGAGGACGCGGCCGTCGACGCCGCCCTCGCGCGCGCGGAGGGCGTCCGGCAGAACTCCGGGGACAACTCCTCCCGCGCCACCGACGCCTGAGCCCCGCCGCAGCCCTGGCCCGGGCCCACGCCCGCGGCCGCAGCAGGCGACGCCGCCACCGGCGTACGACTCCCACGCTTTCCGAGTCGTGCGCCCTTTATGTGCCGATTGACGTGGAAGCGCACGTTCGCCAGGCCAATGTCGGGAAGTCCCACTATGGTGCTGAGCTGTGCCTCGCCCATTGGGAGAACTCGAAGACGCGGTCATGACGCGGGTGTGGAAGTGGAACCGCCCGGTGACCGTTCGAGAAGTCCTGGAAGATCTTCAGCAGGAACGGTCCATCGCCTACACCACGGTGATGACCGTTTTGGACAATCTCCATCAGAAGGGCTGGGTGCGCCGTGAGGCCGAAGGCCGGGCCTATCGATATGAGGCGGTCTCCACACGGGCCGCCTACGCCGCCGCGCTGATGAACGACGCCTGGTCGCAGAGTGACAACCCCGCCGCCGCTCTCGTCGCGTTCTTCGGCATGATGAGCGACGAACAGCGGCGGGCCCTGCGGGACGCCGTTCGCATCGTCCAGGGGCCCGAAACAGCCGAACCGGCCCCGGAGACCTCAGGCGATTCCGCCGCCTCGGATACCCCTGCCCCCGATACCACCGCGCCCGATACCACTGAGGAGAACCCCGGCTCGGCACCGGGCGGCCGCGGGCGATAGCGTCCGCTCATGTCAGCAGAGAGCCCCTCACCGGAGAGCCCCGAAGTCACCGCAAAAGCCATCACCGTCCGGCGGGCCCGCACCAGCGATGTCCCGGCCGTACGTCGTCTCCTTGACGAGTACGTCCGCGCCCGCATCCTGCTCGACAAAGCCACGGTGACGCTTTACGAGGACATCCAGGAGTTCTGGGTCGCCGAACGCGACGACAACGGCGAGGTCGTCGGCTGCGGCGCCCTGCACGTGATGTGGGAAGACCTCGCGGAAGTCCGCACTCTCGCGGTGAAGCGCGGCCTGAAGGGCGCCGGCGTCGGCCATCAGTTGCTGGAGAAGTTGCTGCACACCGCGCGCTGGCTCGGCGTTCGCCGCGTTTTCTGTCTGACCTTCGAAGTCGACTTCTTCGGCAAGCACGGCTTCGTCGAGATCGGTGAGACGCCCGTCGACACCGATGTCTACGCGGAGCTGCTGCGTTCCTATGACGAAGGCGTCGCGGAGTTCCTCGGTCTCGAACGAGTGAAACCGAACACCTTGGGCAACAGTCGCATGCTTCTGCACCTGTGATCGCCGACGGGACCCGTATGGGAGGCGTATGGGAGCCGTATTCAGCCCGCCGGAGCCCTGCCCCGGTGCCCTATGTCCGAAACGCGCATGTTTCCGGACTGGGGCGGGCCCGTCAGTCTCTCCCGGGGGTTTGTGTTTTTCCAGCAAAAGCGGTTTGCTTTCCGACGTACTGCAGTACTGCATATAACAGGGGACGGCGAAACGGCGGACGCCGCAGACCCCCGGCCCACAAGTTATGGATGAAAGGAAATCCGGTGGCACAGAAGGTTCAGGTCCTTCTTGTCGATGACATCGACGGCGGCGAGGCGGACGAGACCGTCACGTTCGCGTTGGACGGCAAGACGTACGAGATCGATCTCACGACCGCCAATGCGGACAAGTTGCGCGGTCTTCTCGACCCTTACGTGAAGGGCGGCCGTCGTACCGGAGGCCGTGCTTCGGGTGGGCGTGGAAAGGCGCGCGCCGCTTCCGGTGGCAGCCAGGACACCGCGCAGATCCGCGCGTGGGCGAAGGAGAACGGTTACGAGGTCAATGACCGCGGCCGTGTTCCGGCGTCCATTCGCGAGGCATACGAGAAGGCCAACGCCTGATCCCGGCAGCTACGAGCCGGCCAAGGACTGGGTGCGTGCGCGCCGCAGCCACAAGCGGTGGCACTGCGTTGCCACCGTGTCCACCACTCTTACGAGATCGGGGGCGCCCCCACCGCCCCCGCAGCTCCCCATGGCCGACAGAGTCGGCAGCGAGGCCTCGACCTCGCACCCAGGCTCGGGGGGTCGCAGCCACACGGCGGCCCCCTGCGGGGCGCCGGCCCATCCCCGCGGAGGGGGCGGCGGCGCGTCCATGAGACCGCCCTCGCCGATCACCGTGAGGTCGAGCGGGAGCGCACCCCACTCCAGCCAGTCCAGCACCCCGGGCAACTCCTCCGCGCTGCCCGCGGCCACCAGCAGCCGCATCCGGTCGCCCCTCAGCGCCACCGGAGAGCTCGGCGCCAGGTGGCGCAGCGCCGCGTGGCCCGCCTCGGCCGGCACATCGAGAACGTCGAAACGCAGGCCCACGACCAGCCGTACCGGAGTGCCGGCGGGACTTCCGGGACGCGCGGGCACCGTCGGCCACCCCAGTTCGTTCTCGTACCACCGGCGGACCCGATCGCTCGGATCGAGCGGCCGACGGGGAAGCGGGATCGTCGTGACCGGGGGAAGGGTGCCAACCATGCCAAGCGCAACCGCCGAAGAGGCGCGCGAGTTACGTTGGGTATCTGCGCAAGTGCGCAAAGTGCCGAAAGAGGGGGCGTGCGGGGGTGTGGGGAAGCGCGAGGTTGTTCGCCCATAGCGGAGCGAACCGGTGCGCGCGGCATGGACTGTCGGTCCGAGCGGGTAAGACATCCCTAGTGGGAGGGGGCGACACGCAGAAAAGGGCGTCTCACGTTCGCCATGGGCGTACTGATGGTGAGAGTAACCACCTGGCCTGCGGGAACATCGTCTCGCACCATCAGGTTGGAGCAGATGTCGGCGTTAGCGGGGTCAGGAGGCCATCGACGGTGTCGGCAGTAGGAATGAGCGGTCCCCGCTTGCGGGACTAAGCTGCGGAAGGACAGGGAGGGGAAGTTCCCCCCACTGCCTGACCGCTCTGAGGAGCGATTAACGATGTTCGAGAGGTTCACCGACCGCGCGCGGCGGGTTGTCGTCCTGGCTCAGGAAGAAGCCCGGATGCTCAACCACAACTACATCGGCACCGAGCACATCCTCCTGGGCCTGATCCACGAGGGTGAGGGTGTCGCCGCCAAGGCCCTTGAGAGCCTCGGGATTTCGCTCGAGGCGGTCCGCCAGCAGGTGGAGGAGATCATCGGCCAGGGCCAGCAGGCCCCGTCCGGGCACATCCCCTTCACCCCCCGTGCCAAGAAGGTCCTGGAGCTGTCGCTCCGGGAGGCCCTTCAGCTGGGCCACAACTACATCGGCACGGAGCACATCCTGCTCGGCCTGATCCGTGAGGGCGAGGGCGTCGCCGCCCAGGTCCTGGTCAAGCTGGGCGCAGATCTCAACCGGGTGCGGCAGCAGGTCATCCAGCTGCTCTCCGGTTACCAGGGCAAGGAGACCGCCACCGCCGGCGGGCCTGCCGAGGGCACCCCCTCGACGTCCCTGGTCCTCGACCAGTTCGGCCGGAACCTCACCCAGGCCGCTCGTGAGTCCAAGCTCGACCCGGTCATCGGGCGCGAGAAGGAGATCGAGCGGGTCATGCAGGTGCTGTCCCGCCGTACGAAGAACAACCCGGTCCTGATCGGTGAGCCCGGCGTCGGCAAGACCGCCGTCGTGGAGGGTCTCGCCCAGGCCATCGTCAAGGGCGAGGTGCCCGAGACCCTCAAGGACAAGCACCTCTACACCCTGGACCTCGGCGCGCTGGTCGCCGGCTCCCGCTACCGCGGTGACTTCGAGGAGCGCCTGAAGAAGGTGCTCAAGGAGATCCGCACCCGCGGCGACATCATCCTGTTCATCGACGAGCTGCACACGCTGGTCGGTGCGGGTGCCGCCGAGGGCGCCATCGACGCGGCTTCCATCCTGAAGCCGATGCTGGCCCGCGGCGAGCTGCAGACCATCGGTGCGACCACGCTGGACGAGTACCGCAAGCACCTGGAGAAGGACGCGGCCCTCGAGCGCCGCTTCCAGCCCATCCAGGTCGCGGAGCCGTCCCTGCCGCACACGATCGAGATCCTCAAGGGTCTGCGTGACCGGTACGAGGCTCACCACCGCGTCTCCATCACGGACGAGGCGCTGGTCCAGGCCGCCACCCTGGCCGACCGGTACATCTCGGACCGCTTCCTGCCGGACAAGGCGATCGACCTGATCGACGAGGCCGGTTCCCGGATGCGCATCCGCCGGATGACCGCGCCGCCGGACCTGCGCGAGTTCGACGAGAAGATCGCCGGCGTCCGCCGCGACAAGGAGTCCGCGATCGACTCGCAGGACTTCGAGAAGGCCGCCTCCCTGCGCGACAAGGAGAAGCAGCTCCTGGCCGCCAAGGCCAAGCGGGAGAAGGAGTGGAAGGCCGGCGACATGGACGTCGTCGCCGAGGTCGACGGCGAGCTGATCGCCGAGGTCCTCGCCACGGCCACCGGCATCCCGGTCTTCAAGCTGACCGAGGAGGAGTCCTCGCGTCTGCTGCGCATGGAGGACGAGCTCCACAAGCGGGTCATCGGCCAGGTCGACGCCGTCAAGGCGCTGTCGAAGGCGATCCGTCGTACGCGTGCGGGTCTGAAGGACCCGAAGCGTCCCGGTGGTTCGTTCATCTTCGCCGGCCCGTCCGGTGTCGGTAAGACCGAGCTGTCCAAGGCGCTCGCCGAGTTCCTCTTCGGCGACGAGGACGCGCTGATCTCCCTCGACATGTCGGAGTTCAGCGAGAAGCACACGGTGTCGCGTCTCTTCGGTTCCCCGCCCGGATACGTGGGTTACGAAGAGGGCGGCCAGCTGACCGAGAAGGTCCGCCGCAAGCCGTTCTCCGTCGTCCTCTTCGACGAGGTCGAGAAGGCCCACCCGGACATCTTCAACTCGCTGCTGCAGATCCTGGAGGACGGTCGCCTGACCGACTCCCAGGGCCGGGTCGTGGACTTCAAGAACACGGTCATCATCATGACGACCAACCTCGGCACCCGGGACATCTCCAAGGGCTTCAACCTCGGCTTCGCCGCCGCGGGTGACACCAAGTCCAACTACGAGCGCATGAAGAACAAGGTGTCGGACGAGCTCAAGCAGCACTTCCGCCCCGAGTTCCTCAACCGCGTCGACGACGTGGTCGTCTTCCCGCAGCTGACTCAGGACGACATCCTCCGGATCGTGGACCTGATGGTCGGCAAGGTGGACGAGCGCCTGAAGGACCGGGACATGGGCATCGAGCTCTCCCAGTCCGCCAAGGAGCTGCTGTCCAAGAAGGGTTACGACCCGGTGCTGGGTGCGCGTCCGCTGCGTCGCACCATCCAGCGCGAGATCGAGGACTCGCTCTCGGAGAAGATCCTCTTCGGCGAGCTGCGTCCCGGCCACATCGTGGTCGTGGACACCGAGGGCGAAGGCGAGGCCAAGACCTTCACCTTCCGAGGTGAGGAGAAGTCGGCGCTGCCGGACGTCCCGCCGATCGAGCAGGCGGCCGGTGGGGCTGGGCCCAACCTGAGCAAGGAGGCGTAAGCCTCCGGGCAACAACGCCAGAAGGGGCCGGTGCTTTCGAGCACCGGCCCCTTCGGCATGCGCGCGGCTTACTTCCGCATGCCTGCGACCTACGACAACTGACCGTCGTAGTCCGGCAGTTTGTACGTCCTCTCGGCGTGGCCGCCCGACAGGTCGGTGGCGCTGTTGCCGATGTTCGCGATGATCGTGTAGCCCTTCGACTCGATGTCGACGCGCTGAGCGGTCTTGTACTCCGCGACGTTCTTGAAGAGGTCGGCGAAGCTGCGCACGTAGAGCCCGGAGACCTCGTAACCGACGTGCTTGAGGTTGTAGTCGGTCACCGAGTGGATGATCCCCGGACGGGCCGTCACGAAGAAGAGCGAGACGCCGTGTTCCTGGGCGTACTCGGCGACCTCCAGGACCGGCGCGTTGGCCGGCTGCGGATAGCTGAAGCCGAAATCGGTCTCCAGGGTGGTGTTGTCGATGTCGAAGACGATCGCCTGCTTCTCGCCCGGCTTCGTGTTCGCGATCCGCTGCTTCAGATAGGGCAGGGCCTGGTCCATCAGGGCCTGGCAGTCCTTCTGCCAGGTCGCGTAGTCGACGTCCTCGGCTGCGGCGGCGGCCGTGGCGGTCGTGGAGGTGCTCATGGTCGTCGTCGCGGCCTCGGCGGGGACGGCCAGCGCCACGAGGGCGGCCGCGGAGACGGCGGTGACGGCTGCGCGGCGCGCCCAGAGGCGTCGTCTGCTCATGTGGGGGGTTCCTCTCACGTCCGTAAACGCTGCAGTTGTCGAGTGCATGCTCGTCGGAGATGGTGGCGCGAGGGGAACCGTAGGGTTACTGGACGGTAAGTGGCCAGAGACGTAGCTCACATGGCGAGTACAACTTGAAGATCGAAGATCCCCCGGCCGGTGACATGCCGCACAGGCGATTTGTCCGTTACTAGGGGGAATAGTGGAAACGGGGAAGCGGGTAAAAGGGGCTTTCGGGTCGGAATCTCCGGGCAGGTTCCGCCGTATTGGGTGTATTTCTGCCTGATGGCTGGTCTGTCAAGAAGTAAGGGTTTTTAGGGAGAAGTACTAGCTTTCGTCGTAGATCACGTTTTTGGGGGTTTGTGGCGCCCCGGGTTACCAAGGGATGGCCATCCGGCGAATGACCAACGCGTCGGGTGGTTTTCCCTGTCGCCGTCCCCATGAGGTTTTCGATGTCATCGCGTTCCCTGTCCCGTTCTTCCCGTACGTCCCTGCTCCGCACTCGCGCCGCCGTGCTCGTCGGCGGCCTGGGAGCCTCGGTCGTGCTGGGGGCCGGGGTCGCGGCCGCCGCCGATACGAACGCGGCCGCAAGCACCGCCACTGCCGTCCAGGCTCAGGCCGCCGCGCAGGCCAAGGCCGTGAAGGCCACCGAGGCGAAGGCCGCGCAGGCCAAGGCCGCCAAGGCTGCCGCCGGCGCGAAGGCCAAGGCCGCGGCAGTGAAGAAGGCCGCCGCGAAGAAGACGCCCTCCTGGGTCGACCCGGTGCAGAAGTACAAGCTGTCCGCCAGCTTCGCCCAGGCCGGCGGTATGTGGCAGTCCACCCACAGCGGGCAGGACTTCGCCGTGGCGAGCGGTACCAAGGTCGTGGCCGCGCACGGTGGAACCGTCGTCAAGGCGGGCGGCAACGGCGCCGGTGACGGGCCCGCGTACGGCAACGCCGTCGTCATCAAGCACGGCAACGGGACCTACTCCCAGTACGCCCACCTGTCCCGGATCGACGTGAAGGCCGGCCAGATCGTCAAGACCGGTCAGCGCATAGCCCTGTCCGGCAACACCGGCAACTCCAGCGGCCCGCACCTGCACTTCGAGATCCGTACGAAGGCGAGCTACGGGTCGGCCATCGACCCGGTCGCCTTCCTGCGCTCCAAGGGCGTGACGGTCTAAGGAGCCTGGCCGCCGCGGTGCGCCTGCGTCACCAGGTCGATCGCGACCTCGAGGATCGCCTTGCGCTTTTCCTCGGGGTCGCCCTCGAGGTCCTTGAGGACGTGCATCCCGGCGTGCATCGTGAACAGAGCGCTGATGCAGCGGACCTGGTCGACCAGGTCCGCGTCCGGGTCGACGATGATGTCGCGCATGGAGAGCATGCGGTTCTTGAACATCTCGCCGATGCTCAGTTCCCGTACCGTCGCCTGGTTCTCCTGCATGAAGCGGAACAGGGGTGCCGCGTCGGTCAGGGCCTGGCCGTAGCGGCGTACGATCTCCTGCTTCGTCTCGAGGGTCTGCGGCTGCTGCCTACCCCACTCGATCAGGTCCTCGATCGGTTTCGTCAGGTCCTCGAAGAGGCTGACGATGATCTCTTCCTTGGTCTTGAAGTGGTAGTAGAGCGCCGCCTTCGTGACCTCCAGACGCTCGGCGATCTCCCGCAGGGAGGTCTTCTCGTAGCCCTGCTCGGCGAAGAGTTCGAGCGCCACGTCCTGGATGCGCTGGCGGGTGTTCCCGCGGCGCCGCTGCTTGGTGCCGTCCATGGTGCCGCCCATCCTCGTACTCCTCGCGCTTTCCGAAAAACTTACTTGACGCCCGGCTAGCTACGCACCTACCTTCCGAGTGTAGTCAACTAGCCGGGCGACAAGTAAGTAGTCGGCCGAGGGTGGGACCCAGGGGAGTGGGAAGAATGACGGACACAGCGGCGGGTGACACGGTCGACCCGGAGGCGGAAAAGCAACCCAGGAGCGTGCGGGTCGTCCTGCTCGCGCTGATGATCACAATGATGCTCGCGATGCTCGACAACATGATCGTGGGCACCGCGATGCCGACGATCGTGGGTGAGCTGGGCGGGCTCGAGCACCTGTCGTGGGTGGTCACCTCCTACACGCTGGCCACCGCCGCCTCCACGCCCCTGTGGGGCAAGCTCGGCGACATGTACGGGCGCAAGGGCGTCTTCATGAGCTCGATCGTGCTCTTCCTGATCGGGTCCGCGCTGAGCGGCATGGCCCAGGACATGGGGCAGCTCATCGGCTTCCGCGCCGTCCAGGGGCTCGGCGCCGGCGGTCTGATGGTCGGCGTCATGGCGATCATCGGTGACCTGATACCGCCCCGAGAGCGCGGCAAGTACCAGGGCATGATGGCCGGCGTCATGGCGCTCGCGATGATCGGCGGACCGCTGGTCGGCGGCACCATCACCGACCACTGGGGCTGGCGCTGGGCCTTCTACATCAACCTGCCGCTCGGCGTCGTGGCGCTCACCGCGATCAGCGTCGTCCTGCACCTGCCGAAGAAGCGGGCGCAGGCGCGGATCGACTACCTGGGCGCCGGGCTGCTGACCGTGGGCATCACCGCCATCGTGCTCGTCACCACCTGGGGCGGCACGGAGTACGCCTGGACCTCCGCGCGGATCATGGAGCTCATCGGGATCGGTGTCGCCGCGCTCATCGGGTTCGTGTTCTGGCAGACGAAGGCCGCCGAGCCGGTCGTGCCGCTGCACATCTTCCGCAGCCGCAACTTCACGCTCATGTCGATCATCGGCTTCATCACCGGCTTCGTGATGTTCGGCGCGACCCTCTTCCTGCCGCTGTACCAGCAGTCGGTGCAGGGCGCCTCCGCGACCAACTCCGGGCTGCTGCTCCTGCCGATGCTCGGCGCCATGCTCGTCACCTCGATGATCGCGGGGCGGGTGACCACGAACACCGGCAGATACAAGGTCTTCCCGGTCGTCGGCAGCGTGCTGATGGTCGTCGGGCTGTACCTGCTGTCGCTGATGGACACGGACACCTCGCGCCTGACGTCCGGTGTGTACATGGCCGTCGTCGGTCTCGGCATGGGCTGCCTGATGCAGATCACCATGCTGGTCGCGCAGAACAGCGTGGAGATGAAGGACATGGGCGTCGCGTCCTCGTCCACCACCCTCTTCCGTACACTCGGTTCCTCCTTCGGCGTCGCGATCATGGGCGCGCTGTTCAACCATCGCGTCCAGGACGTCATGACCGAACGGGCCGGCGCGCTGGGTTCGAAGGTGACCGAGCAGTCCGCGCAGCTGGACGCGGCGAGCCTGGCGAAGCTGCCGGCGGCGGCACGCGAGGCGTACCAGCACGCGGTGTCGGCCGGCACGCACTCGGCGTTCCTGCTGGGGGCCGCCGTGGCCGTGGTCGCGCTCGTGGCGGCGGTGTTCGTGAAGGAGGTCCCGCTGAAGGGCGCGGAGCCGCAGAAGACGGGCGAGGATTCGGCGGACGGTACGGGGGCGCCGGCGCCGGTGATCGAGGCGGTCTGACCGATCTGTGGGGAGGCCTCCGGCGGGTTTGTGCCGGGGGCCTTCACCTTGGAGGCCCGCCCCGCACTCCGACCCCGCGTTGTCAGTCCCCCATGCCACCATCGGCCCATGGACA
The nucleotide sequence above comes from Streptomyces sp. NL15-2K. Encoded proteins:
- a CDS encoding type III pantothenate kinase, yielding MLLTIDVGNTHTVLGLFDGEDIVEHWRISTDARRTADELAVLLQGLMGMHPLLGDELGDGIDGIAICATVPSVLHELREVTRRYYGDVPAVLVEPGVKTGVPILTDNPKEVGADRIINAVAAVDMYGGPAIVVDFGTATTFDAVSARGEYVGGVIAPGIEISVEALGVKGAQLRKIEVARPRSVIGKNTVEAMQAGIIYGFAGQVDGVVSRMARELAEDPDDVTVIATGGLAPMVLGESSVIDEHEPWLTLIGLRLVYERNVSRM
- a CDS encoding BlaI/MecI/CopY family transcriptional regulator, which translates into the protein MPRPLGELEDAVMTRVWKWNRPVTVREVLEDLQQERSIAYTTVMTVLDNLHQKGWVRREAEGRAYRYEAVSTRAAYAAALMNDAWSQSDNPAAALVAFFGMMSDEQRRALRDAVRIVQGPETAEPAPETSGDSAASDTPAPDTTAPDTTEENPGSAPGGRGR
- a CDS encoding amino-acid N-acetyltransferase, translated to MSAESPSPESPEVTAKAITVRRARTSDVPAVRRLLDEYVRARILLDKATVTLYEDIQEFWVAERDDNGEVVGCGALHVMWEDLAEVRTLAVKRGLKGAGVGHQLLEKLLHTARWLGVRRVFCLTFEVDFFGKHGFVEIGETPVDTDVYAELLRSYDEGVAEFLGLERVKPNTLGNSRMLLHL
- a CDS encoding Lsr2 family protein, which gives rise to MAQKVQVLLVDDIDGGEADETVTFALDGKTYEIDLTTANADKLRGLLDPYVKGGRRTGGRASGGRGKARAASGGSQDTAQIRAWAKENGYEVNDRGRVPASIREAYEKANA
- a CDS encoding SCO3374 family protein, which codes for MVGTLPPVTTIPLPRRPLDPSDRVRRWYENELGWPTVPARPGSPAGTPVRLVVGLRFDVLDVPAEAGHAALRHLAPSSPVALRGDRMRLLVAAGSAEELPGVLDWLEWGALPLDLTVIGEGGLMDAPPPPPRGWAGAPQGAAVWLRPPEPGCEVEASLPTLSAMGSCGGGGGAPDLVRVVDTVATQCHRLWLRRARTQSLAGS
- a CDS encoding ATP-dependent Clp protease ATP-binding subunit; the encoded protein is MFERFTDRARRVVVLAQEEARMLNHNYIGTEHILLGLIHEGEGVAAKALESLGISLEAVRQQVEEIIGQGQQAPSGHIPFTPRAKKVLELSLREALQLGHNYIGTEHILLGLIREGEGVAAQVLVKLGADLNRVRQQVIQLLSGYQGKETATAGGPAEGTPSTSLVLDQFGRNLTQAARESKLDPVIGREKEIERVMQVLSRRTKNNPVLIGEPGVGKTAVVEGLAQAIVKGEVPETLKDKHLYTLDLGALVAGSRYRGDFEERLKKVLKEIRTRGDIILFIDELHTLVGAGAAEGAIDAASILKPMLARGELQTIGATTLDEYRKHLEKDAALERRFQPIQVAEPSLPHTIEILKGLRDRYEAHHRVSITDEALVQAATLADRYISDRFLPDKAIDLIDEAGSRMRIRRMTAPPDLREFDEKIAGVRRDKESAIDSQDFEKAASLRDKEKQLLAAKAKREKEWKAGDMDVVAEVDGELIAEVLATATGIPVFKLTEEESSRLLRMEDELHKRVIGQVDAVKALSKAIRRTRAGLKDPKRPGGSFIFAGPSGVGKTELSKALAEFLFGDEDALISLDMSEFSEKHTVSRLFGSPPGYVGYEEGGQLTEKVRRKPFSVVLFDEVEKAHPDIFNSLLQILEDGRLTDSQGRVVDFKNTVIIMTTNLGTRDISKGFNLGFAAAGDTKSNYERMKNKVSDELKQHFRPEFLNRVDDVVVFPQLTQDDILRIVDLMVGKVDERLKDRDMGIELSQSAKELLSKKGYDPVLGARPLRRTIQREIEDSLSEKILFGELRPGHIVVVDTEGEGEAKTFTFRGEEKSALPDVPPIEQAAGGAGPNLSKEA
- a CDS encoding HAD family acid phosphatase; translated protein: MSRRRLWARRAAVTAVSAAALVALAVPAEAATTTMSTSTTATAAAAAEDVDYATWQKDCQALMDQALPYLKQRIANTKPGEKQAIVFDIDNTTLETDFGFSYPQPANAPVLEVAEYAQEHGVSLFFVTARPGIIHSVTDYNLKHVGYEVSGLYVRSFADLFKNVAEYKTAQRVDIESKGYTIIANIGNSATDLSGGHAERTYKLPDYDGQLS
- a CDS encoding M23 family metallopeptidase; protein product: MSSRSLSRSSRTSLLRTRAAVLVGGLGASVVLGAGVAAAADTNAAASTATAVQAQAAAQAKAVKATEAKAAQAKAAKAAAGAKAKAAAVKKAAAKKTPSWVDPVQKYKLSASFAQAGGMWQSTHSGQDFAVASGTKVVAAHGGTVVKAGGNGAGDGPAYGNAVVIKHGNGTYSQYAHLSRIDVKAGQIVKTGQRIALSGNTGNSSGPHLHFEIRTKASYGSAIDPVAFLRSKGVTV
- a CDS encoding TetR/AcrR family transcriptional regulator, which translates into the protein MGGTMDGTKQRRRGNTRQRIQDVALELFAEQGYEKTSLREIAERLEVTKAALYYHFKTKEEIIVSLFEDLTKPIEDLIEWGRQQPQTLETKQEIVRRYGQALTDAAPLFRFMQENQATVRELSIGEMFKNRMLSMRDIIVDPDADLVDQVRCISALFTMHAGMHVLKDLEGDPEEKRKAILEVAIDLVTQAHRGGQAP
- a CDS encoding MDR family MFS transporter, producing MTDTAAGDTVDPEAEKQPRSVRVVLLALMITMMLAMLDNMIVGTAMPTIVGELGGLEHLSWVVTSYTLATAASTPLWGKLGDMYGRKGVFMSSIVLFLIGSALSGMAQDMGQLIGFRAVQGLGAGGLMVGVMAIIGDLIPPRERGKYQGMMAGVMALAMIGGPLVGGTITDHWGWRWAFYINLPLGVVALTAISVVLHLPKKRAQARIDYLGAGLLTVGITAIVLVTTWGGTEYAWTSARIMELIGIGVAALIGFVFWQTKAAEPVVPLHIFRSRNFTLMSIIGFITGFVMFGATLFLPLYQQSVQGASATNSGLLLLPMLGAMLVTSMIAGRVTTNTGRYKVFPVVGSVLMVVGLYLLSLMDTDTSRLTSGVYMAVVGLGMGCLMQITMLVAQNSVEMKDMGVASSSTTLFRTLGSSFGVAIMGALFNHRVQDVMTERAGALGSKVTEQSAQLDAASLAKLPAAAREAYQHAVSAGTHSAFLLGAAVAVVALVAAVFVKEVPLKGAEPQKTGEDSADGTGAPAPVIEAV